In the genome of Paraburkholderia azotifigens, the window GTGCATCACGAAGACGCGCGGCATCGCGGGTGAATCGATCCGCGCGGAGCCGATGGTATGGGCGGGCGCGCGCGGCAATCAGCAGATCTGGAAAGAGCGGCCGCTGCCCATCGCCGTGTTCGCGCCGGGCAGCACCGCTCGCGCGCATGCAATCGGCGCGCTGCAGCAGGCCAACATTCGCTACCGCATGTCGTACGAAAGCCCGAGCCTTTTGGGCCTGATCTGCATGGTCGAGGCGGGTCTTGCCGTCGCGCCGCTCGCGCGTTGCAGCGTGCCGGCGCATCTCGCGCAACTCGGCGAGGCGGAAGGCTTGCCGCCCATGGCTCCCCTCGAAGTCGTGCTGGCGCGCAGCGCCCGTTCAGCCCGGCCGCCGTGCGATTTCCTCGCCGATCAGATGCTGGCGGATCTGCGATCCTGAGGCAAGCGTGTCATCCGAACGGTTTCACGCCGATCAGCCAGCCATGAAGAAAGAACACGAACGCCACCCAGAGCAAGACACCCGCGACGACGGGCATCACATCGCGTGACAGTGTCCCCTTCGGATAGACCACGCCTTCGGCGCGATCGCGCCGCCGCGCCGCCGCGTAATCCAGTACCGCCCACACGAGAAATGCACCGAACAGCACGACGGCGTTCAGCATGCCATTTGCAATCAGATGCCCAAATGCCCACAAACCGACGCCTGCCGTCATCGGATGCTTGACTATCGTCTTGAAGTGATTGCCCGGCGCGTGCGCTGCGGGAAAGAGAATGAACGCGATCAGCGTCAGGAGGCTTGTGAGATGCGGTGCCCACACGGGCGGCGCCCAGAGCACGACGGGCTCGCGCCGCGCGATGCCGTATCCCCAGATGATCAGCACCAACCCGATCAGCGACACGACCGAATAAGCCGCTTTCCAGTTCTTCTCGCCCATCCGCGCAATGCGCGCCTTGCGCCAGTCTTCGGCAAAGATGCGGACCGAATGACCGCCCAGGAAGATCACCAACCCCAGTATCAGTATCGACATGAAGGCTCCTCGTGACAGATGTCGCCGGATGGACACGATTGTCCCGCATGATGCCGGCTGTGCCAATATCGCGACGCCATGCGCACTGCCATATTCGTGTTGATCGCGTCGGTGGCGGCACATGCGCCTTGGGTCGGCCTCGCGGCGACATTCGCGATCGCCGCAGGCGTTGCACTAGCCGTGACGCTTTTCGGACTCGGCGCCGTGGGTGCGAACCGCTTCATCATGACGCGCGCGTTTCACCTGCGCTCGAAGATCAAGGCATCGCAACGCGTCGTTGCCATCGCAGGCGCGCTGCTGTTACGCATTGGCGAATTCCACGCGGTTCCGTCCGCCACGCTTCGCGCGATAGAGCGCGGCATCGGCGAGACCGTATGCGGTATCGAAAGTCGTTCCCGGCGGATTTGCGCTGACGCCGAAGCTGGCCGTGATGCGTCGATCGACGGGCGCCGCAAACACATGACGGCTGATCGCTTCGCGCATCTTCTCGGCTTGCCGCAGTGCT includes:
- a CDS encoding NnrU family protein, with translation MSILILGLVIFLGGHSVRIFAEDWRKARIARMGEKNWKAAYSVVSLIGLVLIIWGYGIARREPVVLWAPPVWAPHLTSLLTLIAFILFPAAHAPGNHFKTIVKHPMTAGVGLWAFGHLIANGMLNAVVLFGAFLVWAVLDYAAARRRDRAEGVVYPKGTLSRDVMPVVAGVLLWVAFVFFLHGWLIGVKPFG